From a single Rhizobium lusitanum genomic region:
- a CDS encoding FkbM family methyltransferase yields MSSNTIISYAQNFEDVMLWRALGHIEQGFYIDVGACSPDDMSVTKLFSERGWSGINVEPNPAHYEALKRRRPRDTNLPIALGSQVGQVDIHLFGDTGLSTLDDSIAQSHRENWKETTHTVELRRLADVWRESVPQDQPVHFLKVDVEGFERDVLLGGDWSAHRPWIVVVEATAPLSPELRHSMWEDILLNADYRFVYFDGLNRFYVAYEHADLEAAFSAPPNIFDDYISVALLERDAVIASLRDEVRVTRDTAEKLAAEHLHSEVMQLTDNVARLGVELERRTSELRRREKESANLAARAEHFEREHNILLSSKSWRLTEPLRTFNSKVTPDRRKQARRILKAAWWLVTLWRMPARLRFIRARNAAAAATGAAAMVANAPQSKYLAGVRGGVPAANAVTFPRSEKPSVTFLLDAGLQNNDVALGRTLASLRGQKPTVWEVVIYGASATRRNQPSFISLLAGDERIIVVEGVNGAAPEPAHALQEARGHFVAVLEAGDLLAPAALDEIAAALAETPQVDILYSDEDRLSEAEARELPYLKPGFSPDLLYAFNYFGRLTLLRRELAFGVGGFDDRAGTAFEWDLNLRVADAAQMVMRIPKVLCHRRPGSDGGRPAPDTPAADDARRTIETYWARRGFQATATTQIDGTQSSIWPLVDEPRVSVIIPTKDKAQLLRMSTMGLLELTDYSNLELIIVDTGSIELETLKLYDELRDDPRVRILNFRPRFNYSAACNFGAAAATGEILLFLNNDVEVISRGWLSEMVRFALRPGVGCVGVKLIFPSRELQHGGVAVGPHLAALTYRGEEALGFDLFGSPHHPRNWMAVMGACQMVTREAFDAVGGFDESYTIAMSDVALCIQLWRAGYRIAYAPDGVLVHHEGATRGHSNPSEDLRRLADDIRALGIDEDPYLHPDLDGRDATPRLRGEGGEGPRETLQRLITQFGSYEPMPMDLDLSCDGRVLALVEQPRARVLWSPQPAYKVNDIWSAARWTLDLLRRRPDISARFPRALSDGWNGAFARWLISDGRRQFGLPQDAVEALRAMFTADLGARPRGVFLWREDIRRAWPHGLTPAGRRDLFRWFIQSGRNEESLRLEEIWWLFQEVSERPEQEVITALCLTPAWQTMFGDGASPFGADRFARWFGATYRVVGPWLDPMKWPFPGSPADQIRLAWRSREDWRYAHPLATKELSAACAFLDWLASGSVPMEPWVATWLSGLDRDAVAVELVRPGFNMIAHFCYPSGLRISAEAMVEGMREIGAGVSLRDVRTDRKDDPGHERFADFETYDVSIIHTQPEPFFDKVFEKSDLSERGPRSYRVAYWYWEFDTIPDSWRVHAARVDEVWAATEFVAKGLREKLSIPVRTMFPGVRLAPFETRGRAYFGLPEDETLYLFTFHMMSIMERKNPLGLIRAFKRAFRPDEPARLVLKTSFGDRLPKEIEKLRKAAEGFRITIIDEVYSPNDVLALMETCDVYVSLHRSEGLGLTMAEAMLMGKPVVATGYSGNTEFMNEENSLLVSYKLVKLGVPIPPYEADYEWAEPSEEDATQFLRRLYDEPDFARALGRKAKADAEQRLSVVEAGRRIVGRLAEIGVSRSGEARRRRYQNIGLDIGSAPACIREEVWNRAFQSFRGHCRNLTFVPEHSWGNIGLVAAIVLR; encoded by the coding sequence GTGTCCTCCAATACCATCATTTCATACGCCCAGAATTTCGAAGATGTTATGTTATGGCGAGCTCTTGGCCATATTGAGCAAGGTTTTTATATTGATGTCGGGGCGTGTTCGCCTGACGATATGTCCGTGACTAAATTGTTCAGCGAACGAGGTTGGAGCGGTATCAATGTCGAGCCCAATCCAGCCCACTACGAGGCATTGAAGCGTCGTCGACCCCGTGACACGAATCTGCCAATAGCGCTTGGCTCACAGGTGGGGCAGGTGGATATCCACTTGTTCGGTGATACAGGTCTGTCGACCCTAGACGATTCCATTGCGCAAAGTCATCGCGAAAACTGGAAGGAAACGACCCATACGGTCGAATTGCGTCGATTAGCCGATGTGTGGCGTGAATCCGTACCACAAGATCAACCAGTTCACTTTCTTAAGGTTGATGTCGAAGGTTTCGAGCGCGATGTACTTCTCGGCGGCGACTGGTCTGCACATCGTCCGTGGATCGTGGTGGTAGAGGCGACAGCTCCGCTCAGTCCGGAGCTGCGCCACTCCATGTGGGAAGATATTCTCCTCAACGCGGACTATAGATTTGTTTATTTCGATGGCTTGAACCGCTTTTACGTGGCTTACGAGCATGCCGATCTAGAAGCAGCCTTTTCCGCGCCGCCCAACATTTTTGACGACTACATTTCAGTTGCTCTCCTCGAACGCGATGCCGTGATCGCGTCTCTCAGAGACGAGGTTCGTGTGACCCGTGATACGGCTGAGAAACTCGCAGCCGAACATTTGCATAGCGAGGTAATGCAGTTAACCGATAATGTAGCAAGACTGGGTGTTGAGCTCGAGCGTAGAACAAGCGAGCTGCGTCGGCGCGAAAAGGAAAGCGCCAATTTGGCAGCGCGTGCCGAGCATTTTGAGCGTGAGCACAACATATTGCTGTCATCTAAGAGCTGGCGGCTTACTGAGCCCCTACGCACGTTTAATAGCAAAGTAACGCCTGACCGGCGCAAGCAGGCTCGCCGTATCCTCAAGGCGGCTTGGTGGTTGGTTACACTCTGGCGTATGCCCGCACGCCTGCGCTTCATTCGCGCGCGCAACGCAGCGGCTGCCGCAACCGGTGCGGCAGCGATGGTTGCCAATGCTCCACAGTCGAAATATCTCGCAGGGGTCCGCGGAGGCGTGCCTGCCGCGAATGCTGTTACCTTCCCGCGCAGCGAAAAGCCGTCAGTCACCTTCTTGCTTGATGCTGGCTTGCAGAACAATGATGTAGCGTTAGGACGCACGCTTGCTTCCTTGCGCGGACAGAAACCCACTGTTTGGGAGGTGGTGATCTACGGCGCCTCTGCCACTCGTCGGAATCAGCCGTCATTTATTAGTCTCCTCGCCGGAGATGAGCGCATCATTGTTGTTGAAGGTGTGAACGGAGCCGCGCCCGAACCAGCCCACGCATTACAAGAGGCGCGGGGTCACTTTGTCGCCGTTCTCGAGGCAGGCGACCTGCTTGCTCCTGCTGCACTCGATGAGATTGCTGCCGCACTGGCGGAAACCCCGCAAGTGGACATTCTTTATAGTGATGAGGATCGTCTCTCCGAAGCAGAGGCACGCGAACTGCCATATCTCAAGCCAGGCTTTTCACCAGATCTACTTTATGCATTCAATTATTTCGGCCGTCTGACCTTACTGCGGCGCGAACTTGCCTTCGGGGTAGGAGGCTTTGACGATAGAGCCGGTACGGCGTTCGAATGGGATTTGAATTTGCGCGTTGCCGACGCTGCGCAGATGGTCATGCGCATTCCGAAAGTGCTATGCCATCGCCGCCCCGGGAGTGATGGTGGCAGACCTGCTCCCGACACGCCTGCGGCAGATGATGCACGCCGGACGATTGAGACCTATTGGGCACGCCGCGGTTTTCAGGCGACAGCAACAACCCAGATAGACGGAACACAATCGTCGATCTGGCCGTTGGTTGACGAACCGCGTGTGTCGGTCATCATCCCAACCAAAGACAAGGCGCAACTGTTGCGCATGTCGACGATGGGGCTGTTGGAATTGACTGATTACAGCAATCTCGAGTTGATAATAGTTGATACGGGTTCGATTGAGCTCGAAACATTGAAGCTATATGATGAGTTGCGTGATGATCCGCGTGTGCGCATATTGAATTTCCGGCCCCGTTTCAATTATTCGGCTGCTTGCAATTTTGGCGCTGCGGCAGCGACGGGTGAGATCTTGCTGTTCCTAAACAATGATGTCGAGGTGATTTCGCGGGGCTGGCTCTCCGAGATGGTTCGCTTTGCCCTGCGTCCAGGTGTGGGTTGCGTCGGGGTCAAATTGATCTTCCCTTCGCGTGAGCTTCAGCACGGCGGCGTGGCGGTTGGCCCGCATCTTGCGGCTCTCACCTATCGCGGCGAAGAGGCATTGGGTTTCGATTTGTTTGGATCGCCTCATCATCCCCGCAACTGGATGGCGGTGATGGGGGCTTGTCAAATGGTAACGCGCGAAGCTTTCGATGCGGTCGGTGGATTCGATGAATCTTATACGATTGCGATGAGCGACGTTGCGCTGTGTATCCAGCTTTGGCGAGCGGGTTACCGCATTGCATATGCGCCTGACGGAGTGCTGGTGCACCACGAGGGCGCTACCCGTGGCCACTCCAATCCATCCGAAGATTTGCGTCGCTTAGCTGATGACATCCGAGCTTTGGGTATTGACGAGGATCCTTATCTCCATCCTGACTTGGACGGGCGTGATGCGACCCCGCGCCTACGTGGTGAAGGCGGGGAAGGGCCTCGCGAGACGTTGCAGCGTCTGATTACGCAGTTCGGTTCCTACGAACCTATGCCAATGGATCTCGATCTCTCGTGTGATGGGCGTGTGCTGGCATTGGTCGAGCAGCCAAGAGCACGTGTGCTATGGTCTCCGCAGCCTGCCTACAAAGTCAATGATATTTGGAGTGCGGCGCGCTGGACGCTTGATCTGTTGCGCAGGCGCCCGGACATAAGCGCTCGTTTTCCTCGCGCGCTTTCGGACGGATGGAACGGTGCCTTTGCGCGTTGGCTGATTAGTGATGGTCGTAGACAGTTCGGTTTACCACAGGACGCGGTAGAGGCGCTGCGCGCCATGTTCACGGCTGATTTAGGTGCGCGACCTCGCGGCGTCTTTCTTTGGCGGGAGGATATTCGGCGTGCATGGCCCCATGGATTAACGCCAGCCGGTCGGCGGGATCTCTTTCGTTGGTTTATCCAGAGTGGACGAAATGAAGAGAGTTTACGGCTCGAGGAGATTTGGTGGCTGTTCCAGGAGGTAAGCGAGCGCCCTGAGCAGGAAGTCATAACTGCTCTTTGTCTTACGCCCGCGTGGCAAACGATGTTTGGTGATGGTGCATCGCCCTTCGGCGCGGATCGTTTCGCGCGGTGGTTCGGTGCGACTTATCGCGTCGTTGGGCCTTGGCTCGATCCCATGAAGTGGCCTTTTCCTGGCTCTCCGGCGGACCAAATTCGTCTCGCCTGGCGGTCGAGGGAAGATTGGCGATACGCTCATCCTTTGGCAACTAAGGAACTGAGTGCCGCATGTGCGTTCCTCGATTGGCTCGCTTCCGGCTCGGTCCCGATGGAGCCTTGGGTTGCCACTTGGTTAAGTGGTCTCGATCGGGATGCTGTCGCGGTTGAGTTGGTCAGGCCTGGCTTCAATATGATTGCTCATTTCTGCTATCCGTCGGGCTTGCGTATTTCTGCCGAAGCCATGGTCGAAGGCATGCGTGAGATAGGCGCGGGAGTCTCATTGCGCGATGTGCGTACCGATCGGAAGGATGATCCTGGTCATGAGCGTTTCGCCGACTTCGAAACCTATGATGTTAGCATCATACACACTCAGCCTGAGCCGTTTTTTGACAAGGTCTTTGAAAAATCTGATCTTTCCGAAAGAGGACCTCGCTCTTACCGGGTTGCTTACTGGTACTGGGAGTTCGATACGATTCCCGACTCTTGGCGCGTTCATGCCGCACGTGTAGATGAGGTGTGGGCGGCGACCGAATTTGTTGCCAAGGGTCTGCGTGAGAAGCTATCCATCCCAGTTCGCACGATGTTCCCCGGCGTGCGTCTTGCGCCCTTCGAAACACGCGGGCGAGCGTATTTTGGTTTGCCGGAAGATGAGACCCTCTACTTATTTACGTTCCATATGATGAGCATCATGGAGCGCAAAAATCCTCTTGGGCTTATTCGTGCCTTCAAGCGGGCCTTCCGACCGGACGAGCCTGCGCGTCTAGTGCTCAAAACCTCGTTCGGCGACCGCCTTCCGAAGGAGATCGAAAAACTGCGCAAAGCGGCCGAAGGTTTTCGGATCACTATCATCGACGAAGTTTATTCGCCGAATGATGTTCTGGCTCTGATGGAGACTTGTGACGTTTATGTTTCACTCCATCGCAGTGAGGGGCTGGGCCTTACGATGGCAGAAGCCATGCTGATGGGTAAACCCGTGGTCGCGACAGGGTATTCTGGCAACACCGAATTTATGAACGAAGAGAATAGCTTGCTTGTCAGCTATAAGCTTGTAAAACTTGGCGTGCCAATTCCGCCATACGAAGCAGATTATGAATGGGCAGAGCCGTCCGAAGAGGATGCCACGCAGTTCCTGCGTCGATTATACGACGAGCCAGATTTCGCGCGCGCACTTGGCAGAAAAGCCAAGGCGGATGCTGAGCAACGGCTATCGGTCGTTGAAGCGGGTCGCAGAATAGTGGGTCGCTTAGCCGAAATCGGGGTTTCTCGTTCGGGGGAAGCTCGCCGCAGGAGATACCAAAACATCGGTCTTGATATAGGATCTGCTCCAGCGTGTATCAGGGAAGAAGTTTGGAATAGAGCTTTTCAAAGTTTTCGAGGTCATTGTAGAAATCTGACCTTCGTTCCAGAGCACTCTTGGGGCAATATAGGCTTGGTGGCCGCTATTGTATTGAGATAG
- a CDS encoding NrsF family protein, whose translation MKTDDLIHLLAQDAPVRTRIGQALTLAAIGGILISGAMFFAAIGFRADIGSAMETVRFLFKFVVTIALAVTASTVVFRIGRPGVSLRPWGWTLLAAPLLLAVAALIEMMVMPADSWGGRMMGHNARFCLTIIPLLSIGPLACFLFALRQGAPEKPGIAGAVAGLAASGIAATFYAANCTDDSPLFVLLWYPLAIAIVTAVGYVAGRRLLRW comes from the coding sequence GTGAAAACCGATGACCTCATCCATCTTCTGGCGCAAGACGCGCCGGTCCGCACGCGGATCGGACAGGCGCTGACGCTTGCGGCCATCGGCGGTATTCTGATCAGCGGCGCGATGTTTTTCGCGGCGATCGGCTTTCGCGCCGACATCGGCAGTGCGATGGAAACGGTTCGTTTCCTGTTCAAATTCGTAGTGACGATCGCGCTTGCCGTCACCGCAAGCACCGTCGTCTTCCGCATCGGCCGCCCCGGCGTGTCACTGCGCCCCTGGGGCTGGACGTTGCTCGCCGCGCCGCTGCTGCTGGCAGTCGCCGCGCTCATTGAAATGATGGTCATGCCGGCCGATAGCTGGGGTGGGCGGATGATGGGGCATAATGCGCGCTTCTGCCTGACGATCATTCCGCTGCTGTCGATCGGCCCGCTTGCCTGCTTCCTCTTCGCGCTGCGCCAGGGCGCGCCGGAAAAGCCAGGCATTGCCGGCGCGGTCGCCGGGCTTGCGGCCAGCGGCATCGCGGCTACCTTCTATGCCGCCAACTGCACGGATGACAGTCCTCTCTTCGTCCTGCTCTGGTATCCGTTGGCCATCGCCATCGTGACGGCGGTCGGCTATGTCGCGGGCAGACGCCTGCTACGCTGGTAA
- a CDS encoding sigma-70 family RNA polymerase sigma factor → MKHSAREEEWAVWMRAAIAGDTQAYHRFLSAVTPYLRAMARRRCDQFGAPASEAEDVVQEVLLAIHLKRGTWDASRAIGPWISTIVRNKLIDSLRRRGRHVNVPIDDVIDSLEAEEQTDALDRLDVDRMLAQLRDPQKTIVRSISVEGTSVRETADRLKMTEGAVRVALHRALKVLAALYRSENSENR, encoded by the coding sequence GTGAAGCATTCGGCGCGCGAAGAGGAGTGGGCAGTCTGGATGCGTGCCGCCATCGCGGGCGATACGCAGGCCTATCATCGCTTCCTGTCCGCTGTTACGCCATATCTGCGTGCCATGGCGCGGCGGCGCTGCGATCAGTTCGGCGCGCCGGCGAGCGAGGCCGAGGACGTGGTCCAGGAAGTATTGTTGGCCATTCACCTGAAGCGCGGAACATGGGATGCGTCGCGCGCCATCGGGCCGTGGATATCGACGATCGTGCGCAACAAGCTGATCGACAGCCTGAGGCGGCGCGGGCGGCATGTGAATGTGCCGATCGACGATGTCATCGATAGTCTGGAAGCGGAAGAGCAGACGGACGCCTTGGATCGGCTCGATGTCGATCGTATGCTGGCGCAATTGCGGGATCCGCAGAAGACCATCGTGCGCTCGATTTCCGTCGAGGGAACCAGCGTGCGCGAAACCGCCGACCGGCTGAAGATGACCGAAGGTGCGGTGCGCGTGGCGCTGCATCGCGCATTGAAGGTGCTTGCCGCCTTGTATCGGAGTGAAAACAGTGAAAACCGATGA
- a CDS encoding BufA1 family periplasmic bufferin-type metallophore: MKNSILTLAIAGSLASALASVVAAPASAADSMSKEKCYGVAMKGQNDCAAGKHDCAGKSTMSYDKMSFKLVPTGTCTTMKTPKGHGSLTPA; encoded by the coding sequence ATGAAAAACAGCATCCTCACCCTGGCTATTGCCGGTTCGCTGGCCTCAGCGCTCGCATCCGTCGTCGCTGCTCCGGCTTCCGCTGCCGATAGCATGTCCAAGGAAAAGTGCTACGGCGTTGCCATGAAGGGCCAGAACGATTGCGCCGCCGGCAAGCATGACTGCGCCGGCAAGTCGACCATGAGCTACGACAAGATGTCCTTCAAGCTTGTCCCGACCGGCACCTGCACCACCATGAAGACACCTAAGGGTCACGGCTCGCTGACCCCGGCCTGA
- a CDS encoding BufA1 family periplasmic bufferin-type metallophore — protein MTKIPAVAFAASVAAALTLIASVPSASAADAKEKCYGIALKGQNDCAAGPGTTCAGTSKTDYQKNSWKLVPAGTCETMKTPNGHGTLAQGPAPV, from the coding sequence ATGACCAAAATTCCTGCAGTCGCCTTCGCAGCCTCGGTCGCCGCGGCGCTGACGCTGATCGCCAGTGTTCCCTCAGCCTCAGCCGCCGATGCCAAGGAGAAATGCTACGGCATCGCCCTCAAGGGTCAGAACGATTGTGCTGCCGGTCCGGGCACGACCTGCGCCGGCACATCGAAGACCGACTACCAGAAAAATTCCTGGAAGCTGGTTCCAGCCGGCACCTGCGAAACGATGAAGACGCCGAACGGCCATGGCACACTGGCCCAGGGGCCGGCACCGGTCTGA
- the bufB gene encoding MNIO family bufferin maturase, with translation MKPSELPRRAGVGFKPEHFSAIDAAPQPVGFFEVHAENYMGAGGPPHAQLGRLRQDYALSIHGVGLSIGSMQPLDTEHLARLKIVCDRYEPESFSEHLAWSTHDTTFLNDLLPLPYTDTTLVQVCAHIDQVQTLLGRQMLLENPATYLLFEESTIDETYFLAEIVRRTGCGLLLDVNNVFVASTNHHMDPRDYLARFPVQGVREIHLSGHSETVDDAGAPLLIDSHDTPVKDPVWALYEELIARTGPIASLVEWDNDVPEWPVLKAEAEAAGAILCRAAERRAA, from the coding sequence ATGAAACCCTCAGAGCTTCCCCGCCGTGCCGGCGTCGGCTTCAAGCCGGAGCACTTTTCCGCCATCGACGCAGCTCCGCAGCCGGTCGGCTTTTTCGAGGTGCATGCCGAAAACTATATGGGTGCCGGCGGGCCGCCGCATGCCCAGCTCGGCAGGCTGCGCCAGGATTACGCGTTGTCGATCCACGGCGTCGGCCTGTCGATCGGCTCGATGCAGCCGCTCGACACGGAACACCTCGCTCGGCTGAAGATCGTCTGCGACCGCTACGAGCCGGAAAGCTTTTCCGAACATCTCGCCTGGTCGACCCACGACACGACCTTTCTCAACGACCTGCTGCCCCTGCCCTATACGGACACGACGCTTGTCCAGGTCTGCGCCCATATCGACCAGGTGCAGACGCTGCTTGGCCGGCAGATGCTGCTCGAAAATCCGGCCACCTACTTGCTATTTGAGGAAAGCACGATCGACGAGACCTATTTCCTTGCCGAGATCGTCCGGCGCACCGGCTGCGGCCTGCTGCTCGACGTCAATAACGTCTTCGTCGCCTCGACCAATCACCACATGGACCCACGTGACTATCTCGCCCGCTTTCCGGTGCAAGGAGTGCGCGAAATTCACCTGAGCGGTCATTCCGAAACCGTCGATGACGCTGGCGCGCCGCTTTTGATCGACAGCCACGACACGCCGGTCAAGGATCCCGTCTGGGCGCTCTATGAAGAGCTGATCGCGCGCACCGGGCCGATTGCCAGCCTGGTCGAATGGGACAACGACGTCCCCGAATGGCCAGTTCTCAAGGCCGAGGCGGAGGCGGCCGGCGCCATCCTGTGCCGCGCCGCCGAACGCCGGGCGGCATAG
- a CDS encoding HvfC/BufC N-terminal domain-containing protein, translated as MSVTTQSEFAAALLDTDRALPEGLFAWNAPQPERRFDVYRNNVVVGLIGALASRFPATEKIVGKDFFAAMAHEFIRLHPPRSPLLLAYGEDFADFVGTFDPARDIDYLPDVIRLEAARGKAYHAADTAPLDPALLAAIEPGRLSSLTFTQHPSASILCSPFPVVTIWAMNAGEMELGPIDNWSGEDALVVRPEMTVEIHRLPAGGAAFLETLAAGADLAAAMEAAVATAPDFDLSANLAGALAAGAFTTLS; from the coding sequence ATGTCCGTCACCACCCAGAGCGAATTCGCCGCAGCGCTCCTCGATACGGATCGTGCCCTTCCTGAAGGGCTTTTTGCCTGGAACGCTCCTCAACCGGAGCGGCGCTTCGACGTCTACCGCAATAATGTCGTGGTCGGACTGATCGGCGCCCTCGCCTCGCGTTTTCCGGCCACCGAAAAGATCGTTGGCAAGGACTTCTTCGCCGCCATGGCACATGAATTCATCCGGCTGCATCCGCCGCGATCACCGCTGCTGCTCGCCTATGGCGAAGACTTCGCCGATTTCGTCGGAACCTTCGATCCGGCCCGCGACATCGACTATCTGCCCGATGTCATCCGTCTGGAGGCAGCGCGCGGCAAGGCTTACCACGCCGCCGATACCGCGCCGCTCGACCCCGCTTTGCTGGCGGCGATCGAACCGGGACGGCTCTCAAGCCTGACTTTCACGCAGCATCCGTCCGCCTCGATCCTGTGCTCGCCCTTTCCGGTTGTCACCATCTGGGCGATGAACGCCGGCGAGATGGAGCTCGGCCCGATCGATAATTGGAGCGGCGAGGATGCCCTCGTCGTGCGGCCGGAGATGACGGTCGAGATACATCGGTTGCCGGCAGGCGGCGCCGCTTTTCTCGAAACGCTCGCCGCCGGCGCCGATCTTGCGGCAGCCATGGAGGCGGCGGTTGCCACAGCGCCCGACTTCGATCTCTCAGCCAATCTCGCCGGAGCACTTGCCGCCGGCGCATTCACGACCCTCAGCTAG
- a CDS encoding DoxX family protein: MPDHMMTAAMAERETVPHRLYGTLKLLDRIPHDLIALIARLSIAAVFWQSGQTKVDGWHVTDNAVYLFQTEYRLPLVDPWIAAHIAAFSEHFFPVLLVIGFASRLSALALLGMTLVIEILVYPDAWPTHGTWATCFLVIIAGGPGRIAVDHFIARYFRRGV; this comes from the coding sequence ATGCCAGACCATATGATGACGGCCGCAATGGCCGAGCGCGAAACCGTGCCGCATAGGCTTTACGGCACGCTCAAATTACTCGACCGCATTCCGCACGATCTGATCGCACTGATCGCACGCCTGTCGATCGCCGCCGTCTTTTGGCAATCGGGCCAGACCAAGGTCGACGGCTGGCATGTCACCGACAATGCCGTCTATCTCTTCCAGACGGAATACCGTCTGCCACTCGTCGATCCCTGGATCGCCGCCCATATCGCCGCCTTCAGCGAGCATTTCTTTCCGGTACTGCTGGTGATCGGCTTCGCCAGCCGGCTGTCGGCGCTGGCGCTGCTCGGCATGACGCTGGTGATCGAGATCTTAGTCTATCCCGACGCCTGGCCGACGCACGGCACCTGGGCCACCTGTTTCCTGGTGATCATCGCCGGCGGGCCGGGCCGCATCGCCGTTGACCATTTCATCGCCCGGTATTTCCGCCGTGGCGTGTAG
- a CDS encoding DUF1003 domain-containing protein — translation MTETKTVDPTEGIVDFDAGEGEAATVVEMDDYTKSLAQAKAKSVKLVDAITGQTLKKKDAVHIDDLRPSLADFMRLKHPELRADDYISRKAMDDYRAQYIAELLTDERGELSTLEDEVVESLKTHDTLAENIEEDYEDHRSIGDRMADIVASFGGSWTFIISFCLFLAVWMGINVLLGENKAFDVYPFILLNLILSTIAALQAPIIMMSQRRQEAKDRLRALNDYKVNLKAELEIRHLHEKVDHLLNRQWERLTEIQQIQIEMMLEQAKAASRAMKANKAVKAKTSALKGLFTGKSKTAETDDSEE, via the coding sequence ATGACAGAGACAAAGACCGTTGATCCGACCGAAGGTATCGTCGACTTCGACGCCGGCGAAGGCGAAGCGGCAACCGTGGTGGAGATGGACGACTATACCAAGAGCCTTGCCCAGGCGAAGGCCAAGTCGGTCAAGCTCGTCGATGCCATTACCGGCCAAACGCTCAAGAAGAAGGATGCCGTGCACATCGATGACCTCCGCCCCTCGCTGGCGGATTTCATGCGGTTGAAACATCCCGAACTTCGCGCCGACGACTATATCAGCCGCAAGGCAATGGACGACTATCGCGCCCAATATATCGCCGAGCTGCTGACGGACGAGCGCGGCGAGCTTTCGACCCTCGAGGACGAGGTCGTCGAAAGCCTTAAGACGCATGATACGCTCGCCGAGAACATCGAAGAGGATTACGAGGATCACCGCTCTATCGGCGACCGCATGGCCGATATCGTCGCCTCCTTCGGCGGCAGCTGGACCTTCATCATTTCCTTCTGTCTGTTCCTGGCCGTGTGGATGGGCATCAATGTCCTCCTGGGCGAAAACAAGGCTTTCGATGTCTATCCGTTCATTCTGCTCAACCTCATCCTCTCGACGATCGCCGCCCTGCAGGCGCCGATCATCATGATGAGCCAGCGGCGGCAGGAAGCAAAAGACCGGCTTCGCGCGCTCAACGACTACAAGGTCAACCTGAAAGCCGAACTGGAAATCCGCCACCTGCACGAAAAGGTCGACCACCTGCTCAATCGCCAATGGGAGCGGCTCACCGAAATCCAGCAGATCCAGATCGAGATGATGCTGGAACAAGCCAAGGCCGCCAGCCGCGCAATGAAGGCCAACAAGGCAGTGAAGGCCAAGACCAGCGCATTGAAAGGCTTGTTCACAGGCAAGTCCAAGACGGCGGAGACCGACGATTCGGAGGAATAG
- a CDS encoding cupin domain-containing protein, whose translation MSEHSQAVITTAEERPLEEWNDPSRGKISWHTLFSSDRTPTDSLTAGVAEIVPGGGGLQLHRHEQPEIYYILEGTGILTVDGRETIVTAGTAVFIPGNAEHGIRNDSDANVKLFYVFPTGSFEDVVYRFGED comes from the coding sequence ATGAGCGAGCATTCACAGGCCGTTATCACCACCGCCGAAGAGCGACCGCTTGAAGAGTGGAATGATCCATCTCGTGGCAAAATATCCTGGCACACGCTTTTCAGCAGCGACAGAACCCCAACCGACAGCCTGACGGCAGGCGTCGCCGAGATCGTGCCGGGCGGAGGTGGCCTTCAGCTCCACCGGCACGAGCAGCCCGAGATCTACTACATACTGGAGGGAACCGGCATCCTCACGGTCGACGGCCGCGAAACGATCGTCACTGCCGGCACAGCCGTCTTCATCCCCGGCAACGCAGAACACGGCATCCGCAACGATTCCGACGCAAATGTAAAACTGTTCTACGTGTTTCCCACCGGCTCCTTCGAAGACGTGGTCTATCGCTTTGGGGAGGATTGA